Proteins encoded together in one Saimiri boliviensis isolate mSaiBol1 chromosome Y, mSaiBol1.pri, whole genome shotgun sequence window:
- the LOC141582979 gene encoding testis-specific chromodomain protein Y 1-like has protein sequence MASQEFEVEAIVDKRQNQKGKTEYLVRWKGYDKQDDTWEPEQNLTNCRECICDFIRRQTEKQTKWTWTRTSRISSNNVRKRASRTSTSSFSKNSPKMPLTGKHHKSKNNLFAARENIRENTASLLPDSKNLEQKKSTIKTLVPHSPVNDQDTVRSFLKPEKLDPVAPVQEDKVAFKVAAEKPIRISSDSDTQEARRENRTQTQPLKSQMSDSVTASMATESDNKEGIVVLMDPSAANGTTNMHTSVSRVRSGKREIIDDRKDQPFIKRMYFTIRLKESANRYRDIVVKKDHGFTQILLSTISTEKNALNTEVIKEIINALERAAVDDSKLVLFSAAGSVFCCGLDFGYIAKHLQNDRNRMSTEIVDTIKNFVNHFIHFKKLIVVSVNGPAIGLGASILPLCDLVWANEKAWFQTPYMTFGQSPDGCATVTFPRLMGEASANEMLIGGRKLTAREACALGLVSQVFLTATFTQEVMIQIKRLASCNPVILENSKTLVCCNIKELEQANERECETLKKIWSSADGIESMLKYVQTKIDEF, from the coding sequence ATGgcttcccaggagtttgaggtggaaGCTATTGTtgacaaaagacaaaaccaaaaagggAAGACAGAGTATTTGGTTCGGTGGAAAGGTTATGACAAACAGGATGACACTTGGGAACCAGAGCAGAACCTCACAAACTGTAGAGAATGTATTTGTGACTTTATCAGACGACAgactgaaaaacagacaaaatggacATGGACCAGAACAAGTAGAATTTCTTCAAACAATGTAAGGAAACGAGCTTCCAGAACTTCCACATCCAGCTTTTCTAAGAACTCTCCTAAAATGCCATTGACTGGCAAACACCACAAATCCAAAAACAACTTGTTTGCTGCCAGAGAGAACATTAGAGAAAACACAGCTTCACTTCTCCCTGACTCCAAAAATTTGGAACAGAAAAAGTCAACTATCAAGACACTTGTACCTCATAGCCCAGTTAACGACCAGGACACAGTTAGGTCTTTTCTGAAACCTGAGAAACTAGATCCTGTTGCACCAGTTCAGGAGGACAAGGTGGCGttcaaggtggcagcagagaaACCGATCAGAATTTCATCAGATTCTGACACACAAGAGGCTAGAAGAGAAAACAGGACCCAGACACAACCACTCAAGTCTCAGATGTCTGACTCAGTTACTGCTTCCATGGCCACAGAGTCAGATAACAAAGAAGGTATAGTGGTATTAATGGACCCTTCAGCAGCCAATGGAACAACAAACATGCATACGTCTGTTTCAAGAGTGAGAAGTGGAAAAAGAGAGATTATTGATGATAGAAAAGACCAGCCTTTCATCAAGAGGATGTATTTCACCATCAGGTTAAAAGAAAGTGCCAACAGATACAGAGACATTGTTGTCAAGAAAGACCATGGATTCACCCAGATATTGCTATCTACTatatcaacagagaaaaatgcactcaatacagaagtcattaaagaaatcataaatgctcTGGAAAGGGCCGCTGTGGATGACAGCAAACTTGTGTTGTTCAGCGCAGCTGGCAGTGTCTTCTGCTGTGGTCTTGATTTTGGGTACATTGCGAAGCATTTAcagaatgacagaaatagaatgaGCACTGAAATTGTGGACACGATTAAGAACTTTGTgaaccattttattcattttaaaaaacttattgttGTATCAGTCAATGGTCCAGCCATTGGACTAGGTGCATCCATACTACCTCTTTGTGACTTGGTTTGGGCTAATGAAAAGGCTTGGTTTCAAACCCCATATATGACCTTTGGACAGAGTCCAGATGGCTGTGCTACTGTTACATTTCCAAGGCTCATGGGTGAAGCATCTGCCAATGAAATGTTGATTGGTGGACGAAAGCTGACAGCACGGGAGGCATGTGCCTTAGGCCTGGTCTCTCAGGTGTTCTTGACTGCAACTTTCACCCAAGAGGTTATGATTCAAATTAAGAGGCTTGCTTCCTGTAATCCTGTTATACTGGAGAATAGTAAGACCCTTGTTTGCTGTAATATTAAGGAGTTGGAACAGGCCAATGAGAGAGAATGTGAAACGCTGAAAAAAATCTGGAGCTCAGCAGATGGGATAGAATCCATGTTAAAGTATGTTcaaacaaaaattgatgaatttTAA